In a single window of the Thermoplasmata archaeon genome:
- a CDS encoding site-2 protease family protein, with amino-acid sequence MSETDEIDYINRVVREYFTVYDAKVYPDHLEFHIISADNKDLLYKNFNALWSDLKKQNYVPTLNNVKGDYVLQIVKIPSRKFSSIYINIGLLIATIISTVIVGMQNYAGYFNISNMWAINVFVGGTLFFAVPLMLILGLHEMGHYFAAKKHHVAASLPFFIPAPTIIGTLGAFISLREPIPNKKALLDIGIAGPIVGFLVAIPIAIIGMWLGHIYPPPSVDYSTVMILQMPILYNFINLFYPFSSTMFPMAFAAWVGFLVTAINLFPIGQLDGGHIAKALLGDYSRYVSYVFIVIMLILGIYYTGWLIFALFVLILGLRHPPSLNEISKIGRKRVIAGALAFVLLVVTFAPVPISEVYLQEQFNINSVTHDYKMIQNVQPQIYPVLNITNTGQKMINVSVQVSNTDHFNISYQSELHNISIGNTRSLILNISLTNQSVAGTGYVYVTVVTMLEKVSKEYTLNITVYNQSKYLKWSQNIIYGHVNSSIMLSLKNTGNITEYIWQINSTESYNVSYNATIVSDRILISPGSFILFKFMFYATGTYYLYAIDQNMNVAMLTVNIT; translated from the coding sequence ATGAGCGAAACGGATGAAATAGACTATATAAATCGTGTGGTTCGTGAATATTTTACAGTTTATGACGCTAAAGTATATCCAGATCATTTAGAGTTTCATATTATTTCTGCTGATAACAAGGATTTACTTTACAAAAACTTTAACGCTTTATGGTCAGATTTGAAAAAACAAAATTATGTGCCCACCCTCAACAATGTCAAAGGAGACTATGTTCTTCAAATAGTAAAAATACCTTCTAGAAAGTTCAGCAGCATTTATATAAACATAGGGTTATTGATCGCAACAATAATATCGACTGTAATTGTAGGGATGCAGAATTATGCTGGATATTTTAACATTTCCAACATGTGGGCAATTAATGTATTTGTCGGCGGTACTCTATTTTTTGCGGTGCCGTTAATGTTAATATTAGGACTTCATGAGATGGGCCATTATTTTGCAGCAAAAAAGCATCATGTTGCTGCATCATTACCATTTTTCATACCGGCACCTACAATAATCGGAACACTCGGTGCATTTATATCGCTCAGAGAACCTATTCCGAACAAAAAAGCTCTCTTGGACATTGGCATAGCAGGGCCTATTGTTGGGTTTTTGGTGGCAATACCTATTGCAATAATAGGTATGTGGCTGGGGCATATATATCCACCTCCAAGCGTAGACTATTCAACCGTAATGATACTTCAGATGCCTATACTATATAATTTTATCAATCTGTTTTATCCATTCAGTAGCACTATGTTCCCTATGGCTTTTGCTGCATGGGTTGGATTTTTAGTAACCGCCATAAACTTATTTCCGATCGGGCAGCTGGATGGAGGTCATATAGCAAAAGCGTTGTTAGGAGACTATTCAAGATATGTAAGCTATGTATTTATAGTTATAATGCTGATACTGGGCATATACTATACTGGATGGCTTATTTTTGCGCTGTTTGTACTAATCCTGGGATTAAGACATCCACCATCCCTGAATGAAATCTCTAAGATTGGAAGAAAAAGAGTGATAGCAGGAGCACTGGCATTTGTGCTTTTAGTTGTCACTTTTGCGCCGGTTCCAATTTCTGAAGTATACTTGCAAGAACAGTTTAATATTAATTCCGTCACACATGATTACAAAATGATACAAAATGTTCAGCCTCAGATATATCCTGTACTGAACATCACAAATACGGGGCAGAAGATGATCAATGTTTCAGTTCAGGTATCAAATACAGATCACTTTAACATAAGTTATCAATCGGAACTTCATAATATCTCGATAGGAAATACGCGCTCTTTAATCTTGAACATTTCGCTTACAAATCAATCAGTGGCAGGCACAGGCTATGTTTATGTGACTGTAGTCACTATGCTGGAGAAAGTATCAAAAGAGTATACATTAAATATCACGGTCTATAACCAGTCCAAATATTTGAAATGGAGCCAGAACATTATATATGGCCATGTAAACAGCAGTATAATGCTATCTTTAAAAAATACTGGCAATATTACTGAATACATCTGGCAGATTAACAGCACTGAAAGTTATAATGTGTCATATAATGCCACAATTGTTTCTGACCGAATACTTATTTCTCCAGGTAGCTTTATACTGTTTAAATTTATGTTCTATGCCACTGGCACATATTACCTGTACGCAATAGACCAAAACATGAATGTTGCCATGTTAACTGTTAACATAACATAA
- a CDS encoding ArsR family transcriptional regulator yields the protein MEYEDILLQAFENKTRREILKRLIEGDQYAFQLSKDLKLSQQAIMKNLELLEKLNIIECKGLEKSDLGASRKKYKIGDNVFLTIVLTQNMFEINTEKLEFESENFTGSVNFREEIEKIDREIEQLNKKLAKLISRKNSILKFLKDRH from the coding sequence ATGGAATACGAAGATATCTTACTGCAAGCATTCGAAAACAAAACAAGAAGAGAAATATTGAAGCGACTTATTGAAGGTGATCAGTACGCGTTTCAACTTTCTAAAGATTTAAAATTATCACAGCAAGCAATAATGAAAAACTTGGAACTTTTAGAAAAATTGAATATAATTGAATGTAAAGGTCTTGAAAAAAGCGATCTTGGGGCATCACGAAAAAAATATAAGATCGGAGACAATGTTTTCTTAACAATAGTATTGACGCAGAACATGTTTGAGATAAATACTGAAAAGCTCGAATTTGAATCTGAGAATTTTACAGGATCTGTGAATTTCAGAGAAGAGATAGAGAAGATTGACAGAGAGATAGAGCAGCTTAACAAGAAATTAGCAAAGCTTATTTCCAGAAAAAATAGTATCTTAAAGTTTCTCAAAGATAGGCATTGA
- the hsp20 gene encoding archaeal heat shock protein Hsp20 — protein sequence MVIRKRKNEDDEDWDYYGIFDDFDEEIKRWESRLNKIWEELSKSNLSPDKSFVYGFTFKMGPDGKPEFQEFGNVPKGYGPKQLEYREPLTDVTEDDKNIYITVELPGIEKENIDIQLNEQSVVIDVNTPDRKYHKEVELSAKIKTDEVKAAYKNGILDITLPRLKEEGGKGKKINID from the coding sequence ATGGTTATAAGAAAAAGAAAAAATGAGGATGATGAAGACTGGGATTATTATGGAATTTTTGATGATTTTGATGAAGAGATTAAGAGATGGGAGTCCAGATTAAACAAGATCTGGGAAGAGTTAAGCAAGAGCAATTTATCTCCTGACAAATCATTCGTTTATGGTTTTACCTTTAAGATGGGGCCAGACGGAAAGCCTGAATTTCAGGAGTTTGGAAATGTACCTAAAGGATACGGACCAAAACAGCTAGAATATAGAGAGCCATTGACGGATGTTACGGAAGATGATAAAAATATATACATTACGGTAGAACTTCCAGGCATAGAAAAAGAGAACATAGACATACAGTTAAATGAGCAGTCAGTCGTAATAGATGTAAATACCCCTGACAGAAAATATCATAAAGAGGTTGAACTCTCTGCAAAAATCAAGACTGACGAAGTAAAGGCAGCATATAAGAATGGCATACTGGACATTACTCTTCCAAGGCTAAAAGAAGAGGGTGGAAAAGGGAAGAAAATTAACATAGATTAA
- the tpiA gene encoding triose-phosphate isomerase, translating into MKLPLIIVNFKVYRESIGKNAYNLAKMIEHVAIERNAEIAIAPDFLDLVKIKDFVDIPVFAQHADAVELGGHTGHITLEILKEYEINGLIINHSEKRLNLADIEYLVTNSRNYGLISILCTNNIETTVAGAALNPDFLAIEPPELIGGDISVSKAKPEIIINSVQHSKKINSTVKILAGAGIKDKLDSKKALELGSDGVLIASGIVKSKDPIKSLNDIIDGFMEANYGKR; encoded by the coding sequence ATGAAATTACCCCTGATAATAGTTAACTTTAAAGTTTATAGAGAATCTATAGGCAAAAATGCGTATAATCTGGCCAAGATGATAGAGCATGTAGCAATTGAAAGAAACGCGGAAATAGCTATAGCTCCTGATTTTTTAGACTTAGTTAAAATCAAAGATTTCGTGGACATTCCTGTTTTTGCTCAGCATGCAGACGCTGTTGAATTGGGGGGTCATACAGGTCATATTACTCTCGAAATTTTAAAAGAGTATGAGATAAACGGTCTGATAATAAACCATTCTGAAAAAAGATTAAATCTTGCAGATATAGAGTATCTAGTAACCAACTCTAGAAATTATGGGCTCATATCAATTTTATGCACTAACAATATTGAAACTACTGTTGCAGGCGCAGCTTTAAATCCTGATTTCTTAGCAATAGAGCCGCCTGAGCTAATTGGCGGGGACATATCTGTGTCTAAAGCCAAGCCTGAAATAATAATAAACTCTGTACAACATTCTAAAAAGATTAATAGCACTGTAAAGATTCTTGCAGGCGCAGGTATTAAAGACAAACTAGATTCTAAAAAAGCCTTGGAACTTGGATCAGATGGAGTATTAATAGCCTCTGGTATTGTAAAATCTAAAGATCCTATAAAATCACTGAACGATATTATTGACGGCTTTATGGAGGCAAACTATGGTAAAAGATAA